From the Mycobacterium noviomagense genome, the window GCCGTTTGCGCACACCGTCGCGGTGATGCAGACCCCCGAAGCGCTGCACCGGGTGGCCTATGAGTGCGTGGAGGATTTGGCCGCCGACAACGTGGTGTACGCCGAGGTGCGGTTCGCTCCCGAGCTGCACATCAATCGTGGGCTGTCGTTCGACGAAGTGGTCGACGCGGTGCTGGCCGGTTTTGCCGACGGCGAGAAGGCCGCAGCCGCTGAGGGCCGCACGATCACGGTGCGCTGCCTGGTCACCGCGATGCGCCACGCCGCGCTGTCCCGAGAGATCGCCGAGCTGGCGATCAGGTTCCGCGACAAAGGCGTGGTTGGTTTCGACATCGCCGGCGCGGAGGCCGGCTACCCTCCGGCCCGGCATCTGGACGCCTTCGAGTACATGAGAGATCACAACGCTCGCTTCACCATTCATGCCGGCGAGGCATTCGGGTTGCCGTCCATCCACGAGGCGATCGCCTTCTGCGGTGCCGACCGGCTGGGCCACGGGGTCCGGATCGTCGACGACATCCACATCGACGACGACGGCACGGTACGGCTTGGTCGGCTGGCTGCGATCTTGCGGGACAAGCGAATTCCGCTGGAGCTCTGCCCCAGCTCCAATGTGCATTCCGGTGTCGTCGACAGCATCACCGAG encodes:
- a CDS encoding adenosine deaminase; amino-acid sequence: MTTPLTLDMISKAPKALLHDHLDGGLRPATVLDIAGQIGYDDLPATDIDELGRWFHTRSYSGSLERYLEPFAHTVAVMQTPEALHRVAYECVEDLAADNVVYAEVRFAPELHINRGLSFDEVVDAVLAGFADGEKAAAAEGRTITVRCLVTAMRHAALSREIAELAIRFRDKGVVGFDIAGAEAGYPPARHLDAFEYMRDHNARFTIHAGEAFGLPSIHEAIAFCGADRLGHGVRIVDDIHIDDDGTVRLGRLAAILRDKRIPLELCPSSNVHSGVVDSITEHPFDLLARARFRVTINTDNRLMSDTSMSSEMHRLAEAFGYGWTDLERFTINAMKSAFIGFDERLAIIDEIIKPRYAVLIG